The Nicotiana tomentosiformis chromosome 9, ASM39032v3, whole genome shotgun sequence genome contains the following window.
GGCAtccactttggcttgatcaattccGATCCCTCGATGTCAGACAATGAAACCAAGTaactttccagaagtaactccaaagccacatttcaatggattcatcctaagttggtacctccggagcaactcaaacaccattctcaagtctttcaagtggtcgtTCTTCTCTcgtgattttaccaccaagtcatCAACATAGCATTCCACATTCTTGTGGAGAAGatcatcaaaaatattttgcATAGCCCTTTAGTAAGTAGCACCAacgttcttcaagccaaaaggcattaccttgtatcaataaatacccttggggtacgaaatgcagtaagctcttcatcttttggcgCAATGTGAATTTGGTTATAGCTCGATGAATCGTACATAAATGATATTGCCTCATACCCAGTAGTTGCATCGATCATCAGCTCTAGAATAGGAAGTGAGAATTCATCTTTCTAAcacgcattgttgagatccctgaaatcaacgcacactcgaatctggccatttttcttccttacagggacgatgcttgaaacccatgttgggtatttaaattcacgaataaagccagcttcgatgagtttgttaacttcggttTAAATCAAGGGAACCAAGTTCGGCCGAAAGTGCCTTTGAGCTTGTTTAACAGGGCGAGCACCATTCTTGACTgcaaggtgatggactgctactttcgggtccaagccaggcatctctttgtaactccaagcGAAGACATCCctgaactccttgagtaactcaatataagtgttttcttcatcaacttctagTAAAACACTTAGGTAGGTAGGTCTTGGTTCTTCATCGGTGCctaggttaacttcttttaaggcatcaactGTTGTCTTTTCCCCTTCTTTAAGTTCAGGTGGAGCATCTTTCGCATCTTGATCTTCTTGAGGGTCCCTAtcattgaaggatatgtgataacatgGTGAAACATCCTCCAATTTCTCGTCATCCTCCGTTAGAGATAAAACATTGTGCTCGCCTTGTGCAGAAACATAATACGAAGAACCCAtactttcttcatcttcatcacaTTCTTTAGTGTAGACCACAATTTATGGCTTAACCTTTAGTACCTCATCACACAAAACCATAACttttgtttgtcgcctcattctagaaggaaccagactttggaaatctttaTAGACCTTCTGAATTTTGGGCGAAGCAGGTGTTCTTATATTTCgataatttctctggaacttattccctttctttaatggacccaatctctcaaacatggaagtcctcacagttgattttccaagtcgatcagaGACAAAAGGCTTGTTAGAAGCGGCAGATTCatcttctacagtgatataattTTTGCTagcccttcttatggagatgctCACTGGTGACAgttgcttgtatcccaaaccttcatgTGGTTGCCTCGTCGCAGCTTTCGCTtgggagcttccctaactttgatGGCTCATTGGGATAGTATCCAGCTTTTGTAAATAGCCTATAAGcgttaggatcaaaaccttcatctgttcgctttgtagggagtgccaTATTCAGCAAACGATTTTGGGCCACAAACCCTGCAAGTGgctttgaggacaactttactgcctcaatttattttacaaaaagagttaactcctttagcatgttagtttggagattatatgattcaccttcatctttcttccttttagAGAAATATTGGAGTGCAGGagttactttcttgccataagacgCAATATCCCCTCTATAAGGATTATTCAAGTTAGGTTGTACCTCCTCAGTAACAACTTTGTCTTTACCAGCATTCACCTCAGCTCTTTTAGTTTTGGGCTCGTCATTCTTACTTTTCATGACATAATCAGCTTTTAGCTCTttcacaatgcggttcttcaagtagaactttgcatcggcgaagtgtgactcagcctcggtgaatggctcatcatcagcaactatcttcttctcgacttcaccctcgtagtattttaaacattgatggtaggtagatggaactactttattctcatgtattcAAGGCCTTCTAAGCAAGAcattgtatgaagtctttgcatcgatcacatgcagccatgcacttgattgcatatcttcgaTGGTGATTCTCAACTTGATCGCACATATGGCTATTTTCCCCCCTTagttgaatccttggatcatcacacgACTTTTCGAGAGTTTGTTCATGGGATaaccaagttctttcacagtgcgaattggcaagatgttcactgaggatcATCCATCAACCAAGATTCAATTTACCCTTTCATCAtgcatatagccaaccaggtacaacgggcggttatgaagagtgtcacctagtagaagatcgtcatttgtgaaTGTAACTTTTTCCTCGCACGCGTTAGCTTCTTGAGAAATAGACTCGATGAGTTTTTTTGAAGATGGTGCCAATGGTAGATCGTCACTCTTTTCTTCAACTTTATCAGCATTGGAACAAGAGGCCTCAATACTGTCACGGGAAATCTTTATACGGAACCAACATGGAAAGAaatcctccaaggtcactggatgtcgtggcttttgagggtagcgcacctccacttttgctttcCTCAGACGCCTAACTGGATTCTATTTCATTAGTCTTTTTACCATCATcttccttgttggttgttctattgATTTTTTTCGTGGGCTCCTTTTGTGGAACCTACAacgagtcaccaacgtccaaccttcatcatcatcaggttGATCGACTTTAACTTTgttgttctccagtaattcttcatctttactttttttaaaaccacataattcatccggactgaatgagccaaaggtaATAGAGACTTGGTTCGcgcttgctttctcatcttcaagcacgatcttcttttcacgagccaagtccataactttgtccttgaaaacaaagcacttctctagagggtggctcacaagtcgatggtatttgcagtaatttgggtcattcaTTTTACCAGCTTCATTTGGCCACTTTatctccggaagctcaatgagatttaactcgaggagttaTTCAAAACTTGCTGGCACACtagaatccagaaatgggtactccttctcttttatttcttttagagtcaacttccCACTTGGTTtctcttgaaaagaagtggatttcgtACTCTGCTTCCTGCTCACCTTCGTTGTGAACTTCACAGgtaatgtgttgacattcatagcttctttgttttcagaCCTGGGTACAAACTTATTCCATTTCCTGACTTATTGCTTGTCCTTCCCTTtgcgaggctcatagataggcatCCTTTCATTTCCAGCAGAGGCCATGCTTAATTCAATGTCATGGGCACAAGtcgcaagttcttcaaatgtgctaggcttgataccttgcaggATGTAGCGGagtccccaatgcatgccttggatgcatatctctatgccagaagcttcactaagcctctctttgcagttgaggcctgtattcctccaacgattgataaagtcgataactggttcaaattttcgttgacgagtatttgtaagttctatcatactcacagtgcgtctcgtgctataaaagcgattgaggaactcttgctctagttgatcccagctatTAATGGATCCAGCCTCCAGGTCTGTGTACCAGTCAAAAGAATTTTCTTTTAGCGAGCGGACAAACTgctctacaaattctggcacacctagtgggacaatctctacctctcatatcaacttttcaatcactaaagttcaagaacattaaaatggcttcaaagaaaatcaactccagttcaacttccaccaaggcttCTAATTCtaggttctatgctgatgtggaaagcatcaTCGATGTTActtttggaagctttggaccagttatGAGGAGCAAAGCAAGCTATTTAGGACAACAAGCACTTCAAGTGTCGTCAGCATCAACCCCTGTTCTCTggtcttcatcctcaaaaggagcaagatcttccacaaacgcgtccgaaggaggaagcgatgttgcagaaaagatcaagaaaactcttgctctgcttgacctctccggatccaagaactctgttgtgaaggaagatgatgatgcttcaagtgatggatcaTCCCCACTTACACCGCATAGCGTGAGCCATTCGAGAATCAATATGCATGAAAATCCATGCTACTCCCCATCATCTACAACAATCATAtaagccatggtgacaaacacttTATTTGTGGAagagcagttggcaaacttgacggaagcaatagctggcttgaccaagtgcatgcaaaatcaagatgctagaattgacaagctaacagatagggtgggaatatttatggaagaagaatccacccatgcacctggcaaGCTCCCAGAAGTTCTAGAGATTGATTCTCCCCCAAGACGAGTAACATCCGCTAAGGTTATCCCTGTATcatctgaagggatgattccTATCAATCAActgaaggagttcattgaaggaactattaagaataaatatGAAGTTGCTGCCAAGTCCTCCCTTACATACGCAAAGTTGTACACTgcaaggatcgatatgttgaagatgcctgTTGGCTACcaacctccaaagtttcaacagtttgatggtaAAGGCAATCCAAAGCAATATATGGCGCACTTCATTGATACATGCAACAAcgctgggacttatggagattacctcatCAAACAGTTTGTCCGCTCgctaaaaggaaatgcttttgattggtatacagacctcgaggcgggatctattgatagctgggatcaactagagcaagagttcctcaatcgcttttatagcacaaGGCGCACTGTGAGCATGATGGAACTCACAAATACTCGTCAACGGGAGGGTGAACCtgttatcgactttatcaatcgttggaggaatgcaagcctcaactgtaAAGACAGGCTTAGAGAAGCTTCTGGCATAAAGATGTGCATCTAAGGCATGCATTGGGAATTGCGCTgcatcttgcaaggtatcaagcctagcacatttgaagaacttgcaactcgtgcccatgacatggaattgagcATGGCCTCCGCTGGAAATGAAAGGCTGCCCATCTATGAATCTCGCAAAGGGAACGACAAACAAGAAGTCAGGAAGTGGGGCGAGTTCGTACCCAGGTCTATaaacaaagaagctatgaatgtcaacacattacCTGTGAAGTTCAAAACGAAGGCGAGCAAAAAGCAGAGTacgaaatccacttcttttcaagataaaaTAAGTGggaagttgactctaaaagaaatggaagaaaaatagTACCCATTTATGAATTCTGatgtgccagaatttgtagaaaATAAATTgcatcaagaaaataaaatcgaGACCGAAAAATATCGCagcaatcgtagtattttatttcaaacaatatgagtgtacaatatctatgaatcctctgattctacttttcaatagtaaataaaagagccttcgagcttaatcttgaattttattttattttaatccaagtgcttgagacttgatcttgatcttgacgtattttaatccaagggcttgcagcttattcttgaatcttcgtcttgatGTTTTAATCCTTAAAACACTTGAATGCTTttagcttttagagaaatctgcagcgtttgatccacgagctccctcttgcttcttgttataacttttggtgtcttttttgagttatgaagacccctatttatagttatggAAGGAAAGAATTGTGATGACAACAAACTCTTTCtgaccaatcagattgaagagtGACAAGTCCGCATTTGATTGACCAGAACATGTcatttgcacatgtggcgcggTTTCATTGGTCTTTtagtttgacttggcatgccttgtcattttgacatgtggcatgatcctattaGCTTTTCCCGTTTGACTTGGCTTGCCACgccatttgacacgtggcaccaaactggacCTCTAGGAAGATGGCATATTGGGCCTAAGTGGACTCATCATTTTGTAGCCTaactaaatgggctagcccaatcaATATTTATTGGACTTaagtaattaattcaattatattagaccataatatttatttggactaatataccTTGAATTTAAAGTACAATCCAAATAATTTTATGaatttaaaccaataaaattttgcATGCCTCCAAGGTGTTTCAGTGGTAATCTTCTTGATAATTAGCCAATAAAACCTTGATGCTAGAAGAGACAACTTGGCTATACATGTATTCAAAATTTGAccctttttttaatttatattttaactAGTTCAACTTTGGCGAAATATCCTCAAAGCCTTTAGACCAAAGGCAATGTGACATAAAATGAGGAATGAACTTGTGATGGTGATTTACTTTAGAAAGAAATGGATGTGCGCAAGTTTCGAAATTCTATGTTTGGTGTTAATCACAAGTATTAGTATTTAAACAACACTTGAAAAGTAGAAAAACGGACCTTTCATCGTTGTTGTCTCTTAGAGACCGAGCCCCTAAGCTAAAAAGAAAAACTTCTTGTTGGTGCGGCCGGTCAATAAAGGGCCCGAACCCCTATAGAGTTAAGGGTTCGACCCCAGACCATCGTAACAACAACTggaaggcaaaaaaaaaaaaaaaattatatcaaagatatataaaaaaaatttatagAAAAGAAGCACAGAGATGGGAGGACCTAAGTTAATGTATTCGTTCTTCTTTCTATTTATCATTTTTGCTACAATAATACCGTGCCTAATGGCTCACATTGGTGACTTCGACGAGGTGTGGCGGAGGAGAGCCGAAGAAGCTAGAGAATACGCCCGTCAGATTTATGAGCCCAACCCTGAAAATGTCACCCTTGCATTTAATCAGAAAGTTCGCGAGTAAGTTAATTTTCTCTGAAACGAATTCAGAATTTACTTTAATTTTGTACCGGCGTTTATAATCTTTgaaaagaaaaatgatgagttacaaTATAATGCGCGCAGTAGTATGAAGGAAGTGACAGTTAGCAATAATAGCACAAGGAGGGGTCTAGGGACGAAAAAGTACAAAGGACCTTGCATGGTCACAAATCCAATTGATAGGTGCTGGAGATGTGACCCTAATTGGGCTGACAATAGGAAAAGGCTAGCAGATTGTGCAATGGGCTTTGGATCCAAGGCCACCGGTGGGAAGGATGGCGAAATCTACATCGTCACCGACAATTCAGACGATTATGCTGAACCAAAACCTGGAACTCTTCGTTATGCCGTTATCCAAAAGGAGCCATTGTGGATCATATTCGAAAGAAGTATGACCATCAGGTAGGTGTTTGCAATTCAATGTTTCTTCTAATTTGTTCGTAAATTTAACCATTTTCATCTCATCGCCTCCAGGTTACACCAGGAGCTGATAATGCAGAGTGACAAGACTATCGATGCTCGTGGGGCTAACGTTCATATTGCTAAAGGTGCTGGCATTACCCTCCAGTACATCAAGAACGTGATCATCCACGGACTCCATATTCATGACATTGTCGAAGGAAGTGGTGGGATGGTTCGTGACGCAGTGGACCATATTGGCATACGTACTGTTAGTGATGGAGATGGCATTTCTATTTTTGGTGCCTCCAATATATGGATTGATCATGTCTCTATGAGGAAATGCTATGATGGAATCATAGACGCTGTGGAAGGATCCACTGCTATCACTATATCCAATGGACATTTCACTGATCATAATGAGGTCATGTTGTTTGGTGCAAGTGACAGTTCTTCAATAGATCAAGTTATGCAAATCACATTAGCTTTCAATCATTTTGGAAAGAGATTGGTGCAGAGAATGCCAAGGTGCCGATGGGGATATATTCATGTTGTTAACAATGACTATACTCACTGGAATATGTATGCCATTGGTGGTAGCATGCATCCCACTATCATTACCCAGGGTAATCGTTTTATTGCCCCTCCTGACATCTTCAAGAAACAGGTAAAATCAAACACTAcactttcttttgtttttctttaaaaaatatctatCAGATTTGTAATTAAGAAGGATATAAGCATAATTATAGCttatagagcccgtttggattggcttaaaaaaagtattttttcggccaaaaaacaaataAGTTGGGGCTTGCTTATTTTAAGCAAGTTTAAACTCATGTTAAACACTTTTTAACTCTACcaaatactaaaaaaaaaaattacaaagagTTTAAAAGCTGATTTCACCCGCTTAAAAGTCAATCCAAAAGTGATAAAGTATGAGAAAGGTGATAATGGCGTATGAAGATACACTTACTACAATGAAGTCGATCTTTAGCCTTTACCAGGGTTGTCTAAAAAAAGGAAGGAGATGGATTTACCTAAGTAAGAAGCCGCTAGCTCCTGGGCTTAGCATGTGAGTCACTGCACTCGAGCAAGAACAAAGAAAGGGAAATCACCTATATTGAGGAAAAGAGCTTCTCTAGCTTTTGCACACGCAGGCCCTTTCTTCTAAGCCCTTTTATCCTAATCTTATCTACTGAAAAGGAGTATCAGTGTATTTTTAATCGGCTATTGTAGCTTATTTACTATACTATCAAGTTTACTAAATTAGAAACTATAGATAGTTACTGATCCTATAGGTTATTGTAAGTTATAATCTGTTAACGTGATGGTATAAGCAAATTATACACTATGAAGTTAATTTCAATTATGAATGTGTACATATAGGTAACAAAGAGGGAGTACAACCCAGAAGAAGTGTGGAAGCACTGGACATGGAGATCAGAGGGAAATCTATTCATGAATGGTGCATACTTCATTGAATCTGGTGATCCAGATTGGTCCAAGAAACACAAAGAGCTTTATGACGGAATATCAGCTGCCCCAGCTGAAGAAGTCACTTGGATAACTAGATTTGCAGGTGCACTTGGCTGCAAAAAAGGAAAGGCTTGTTAATaagaaaaaacgaaaaaaaaaacaATGTTCTAAACATCTTATTAAGACGGCAAATCTTGGCATCGACCGACGGCAACTCGATATTAAACATGTCTACAGATTTTTCCAACCACGGTGAAGTCGGAGGAACGCTACCTTTTTTTGTATGTGTGTATCTATATTGAGATTGTTTTGTAAATTACTAAATGACCTATAAATATTGATTACCCTTTTTGTGTATTTGTTGTGCCATTTGCAGTTTTGTAGTCGATGTTTTGGTTCGCTAATAAATGGTATTTgcaagattttttttatttttcccagtGTCTCAGCCAAATTTACTTAGTATTACCCGCCATGTTTGTGAAccaaaaagaataaaatatagtaatattattctaatgGTCTGGTGTATAATCCTTTCTGCCTCTGGCCATTTATGGTCAAAATGAAATAACAATCCGACCACAcacattaaaaaaaagaaaatgtgTTTGAAAATTTAGCGATTGTAGGGGCAACTGAGAATATGCTACCTTAATATATGGTGCCCTCCACCCCTTTTAAATACGAATGGCTCCTTTGATGTGGAATGAAAAACAACATGTATTGGACGGGTCCATAACTATTAACGAACCTAGAAATTTCGCTAAGACTATTCAAATTTTGAACCGTCTAAAAATTCATCATCAATTTGAATTCGCAAGTCACTCCTGACAAATTTCATTGTTGAAAGTTATTAAAGCAAGTTTCACTAAGCGGATATAAGAGAATAGCTAAAATACTTCTTTGTCtcaagtatttatcttgaaagatcAGCAGATCCATCTA
Protein-coding sequences here:
- the LOC104095398 gene encoding probable pectate lyase P59 isoform X2; the encoded protein is MGGPKLMYSFFFLFIIFATIIPCLMAHIGDFDEVWRRRAEEAREYARQIYEPNPENVTLAFNQKVRDMKEVTVSNNSTRRGLGTKKYKGPCMVTNPIDRCWRCDPNWADNRKRLADCAMGFGSKATGGKDGEIYIVTDNSDDYAEPKPGTLRYAVIQKEPLWIIFERSMTIRLHQELIMQSDKTIDARGANVHIAKGAGITLQYIKNVIIHGLHIHDIVEGSGGMVRDAVDHIGIRTVSDGDGISIFGASNIWIDHVSMRKCYDGIIDAVEGSTAITISNGHFTDHNEVMLFGASDSSSIDQVMQITLAFNHFGKRLVQRMPRCRWGYIHVVNNDYTHWNMYAIGGSMHPTIITQGNRFIAPPDIFKKQVTKREYNPEEVWKHWTWRSEGNLFMNGAYFIESGDPDWSKKHKELYDGISAAPAEEVTWITRFAGALGCKKGKAC
- the LOC104095398 gene encoding probable pectate lyase P59 isoform X1 yields the protein MGGPKLMYSFFFLFIIFATIIPCLMAHIGDFDEVWRRRAEEAREYARQIYEPNPENVTLAFNQKVRDSMKEVTVSNNSTRRGLGTKKYKGPCMVTNPIDRCWRCDPNWADNRKRLADCAMGFGSKATGGKDGEIYIVTDNSDDYAEPKPGTLRYAVIQKEPLWIIFERSMTIRLHQELIMQSDKTIDARGANVHIAKGAGITLQYIKNVIIHGLHIHDIVEGSGGMVRDAVDHIGIRTVSDGDGISIFGASNIWIDHVSMRKCYDGIIDAVEGSTAITISNGHFTDHNEVMLFGASDSSSIDQVMQITLAFNHFGKRLVQRMPRCRWGYIHVVNNDYTHWNMYAIGGSMHPTIITQGNRFIAPPDIFKKQVTKREYNPEEVWKHWTWRSEGNLFMNGAYFIESGDPDWSKKHKELYDGISAAPAEEVTWITRFAGALGCKKGKAC